A stretch of the Planktothricoides raciborskii GIHE-MW2 genome encodes the following:
- the psbA gene encoding photosystem II q(b) protein, which produces MTTTLQQRESASLWQRFCSWVTSTDNRLYVGWFGVLMIPTLLTATICYIIAFVAAPPVDIDGIREPVAGSLLLGNNIISGAVVPSSNAIGLHFYPIWEAASLDEWLYNGGPYQLVIFHFLIGIFCYMGREWELSYRLGMRPWICVAYSAPVAAASAVFLIYPIGQGSFSDGMPLGISGTFNFMLVFQAEHNILMHPFHMLGVAGVFGGALFSAMHGSLVTSSLVRETTEVESQNYGYKFGQEEETYNIVAAHGYFGRLIFQYASFNNSRSLHFFLGAWPVIGIWFTALGVSTMAFNLNGFNFNQSIVDSQGRVINTWADVINRANLGMEVMHERNAHNFPLDLAAGEAAPVALSAPQING; this is translated from the coding sequence ATGACTACTACTCTGCAACAACGCGAGAGCGCCTCTTTGTGGCAGCGCTTCTGCTCCTGGGTCACGAGCACCGACAACCGCCTGTATGTGGGCTGGTTCGGCGTCCTGATGATCCCCACCTTGTTGACCGCAACCATCTGCTACATCATTGCTTTCGTCGCTGCTCCTCCAGTGGACATCGACGGGATCCGCGAACCCGTGGCTGGTTCCTTACTGTTAGGCAACAACATCATCTCTGGTGCCGTTGTTCCTTCCAGCAATGCGATCGGTCTGCACTTCTACCCCATTTGGGAAGCTGCTTCTCTCGATGAGTGGCTGTACAATGGTGGCCCATACCAGTTAGTGATTTTCCACTTCCTGATCGGCATCTTCTGCTACATGGGTCGTGAGTGGGAATTATCCTACCGCTTGGGTATGCGTCCTTGGATCTGCGTCGCTTACAGCGCTCCTGTGGCTGCTGCCAGCGCCGTGTTCCTGATCTACCCCATCGGTCAAGGTTCTTTCTCCGATGGTATGCCTCTGGGTATCTCTGGAACCTTCAACTTTATGTTGGTATTCCAAGCTGAACACAACATCCTGATGCACCCCTTCCATATGTTAGGTGTGGCCGGTGTGTTCGGTGGCGCTCTGTTCTCCGCTATGCACGGTTCTTTGGTGACTTCTTCTTTGGTTCGTGAAACCACCGAAGTTGAATCTCAAAACTATGGTTACAAGTTCGGTCAAGAAGAAGAAACCTACAACATCGTTGCCGCTCACGGTTACTTTGGTCGTTTAATCTTCCAATATGCTTCCTTCAACAACAGCCGCTCTCTGCACTTCTTCTTGGGTGCATGGCCTGTTATCGGTATCTGGTTCACCGCTCTGGGTGTGTCCACGATGGCCTTCAACCTGAACGGTTTCAACTTCAACCAATCTATCGTTGACTCTCAAGGTCGCGTAATCAATACTTGGGCTGACGTGATCAACCGCGCTAACTTGGGTATGGAAGTGATGCACGAGCGCAACGCTCACAACTTCCCCTTAGATTTGGCTGCTGGTGAAGCTGCTCCTGTGGCTTTGAGTGCTCCTCAAATCAATGGCTAA
- a CDS encoding nitronate monooxygenase yields METLPSLQIGQHIARYPIIQGGMGIRISGSHLAAAVANAGGVGVVSGVGLGLNSPYFDPNESNPRIRREQFFEANRLALIDELQTARQLSPDGIIGVNVMVVARDYETLVRTSAEQGVNLIISGAGLPPNPHKISLKRGVGGIFLGMPPL; encoded by the coding sequence ATGGAAACATTGCCTTCACTACAAATTGGTCAACATATCGCCCGTTATCCCATCATCCAGGGGGGAATGGGGATCCGCATTTCGGGATCGCATCTGGCCGCTGCCGTTGCCAATGCGGGAGGAGTCGGCGTCGTCTCCGGGGTGGGATTAGGGTTAAATTCGCCCTACTTTGACCCCAACGAAAGCAACCCTCGGATCAGACGAGAACAGTTTTTTGAGGCCAATCGATTGGCGTTGATTGACGAACTGCAAACCGCCCGCCAACTGAGTCCCGATGGGATTATCGGCGTCAACGTGATGGTGGTGGCTAGAGATTATGAAACTCTAGTTCGCACTTCGGCGGAACAGGGGGTAAACCTGATTATTTCCGGCGCCGGTTTGCCCCCGAACCCCCACAAGATTAGCTTAAAAAGAGGGGTTGGGGGTATATTCCTAGGGATGCCACCACTCTAA
- a CDS encoding Ni/Fe hydrogenase subunit alpha, with amino-acid sequence MAKTVVIDPVTRIEGHAKISIFLDDAGEVDDVRFHVVEYRGFEKFCEGRPFTEMAGITARICGICPVSHLLAAAKTGDKILAVKVPVAAEKLRRMMNLAQFTQSHALSFFHLSSPDFLLGWDSDPATRNVFGLMAADPDLARAGIRLRQFGQTIIELLGAKKIHAAWAVPGGVRSPLNDEKCQWIRDRLPESFATIETALSLFKRLLDQLTTEVAEFGNFPSLFMGLVGKNGEWEHYGGHLRFTDSQGNIVADNLSEDNYRDFIGESVEKWSYLKFPYYKPLGYPDGIYRVGPLARVNICSNFGTPLADRELQEFRDRAGGVATSSFFYHYARLLEIVASLEKIEQLVNDPDVVSSRVRATGGVNELDAIGVSEAPRGTLFHHYQVDENGLLQKVNLIVATGNNNLAMNKTVAQIAKHYIHGNDIPEEMLNRVEAGIRCYDPCLSCSTHAAGQMPLHIELVGANGQVLDRVLRD; translated from the coding sequence ATGGCGAAAACAGTAGTAATTGATCCGGTGACGCGGATTGAAGGTCACGCAAAAATATCGATTTTTCTAGATGATGCCGGTGAAGTCGATGATGTTCGATTTCATGTGGTCGAATATCGCGGTTTTGAGAAGTTCTGCGAAGGTAGACCTTTTACAGAAATGGCTGGGATTACCGCTCGGATTTGCGGAATTTGTCCAGTAAGTCATTTGTTGGCAGCGGCAAAAACTGGGGATAAAATTCTGGCGGTGAAGGTGCCGGTAGCTGCGGAAAAATTGCGGCGCATGATGAATTTGGCCCAGTTTACCCAATCTCATGCTTTGTCGTTTTTCCACTTAAGTAGTCCTGACTTTTTGTTAGGATGGGATAGCGATCCTGCGACCCGAAATGTGTTTGGTTTGATGGCGGCAGACCCGGATTTAGCCAGGGCAGGGATTCGTTTGCGGCAGTTTGGCCAAACGATTATTGAGTTGCTGGGGGCGAAAAAGATTCACGCTGCTTGGGCGGTTCCCGGTGGGGTGCGATCGCCTCTGAATGACGAAAAATGCCAGTGGATTCGCGATCGCCTACCAGAATCTTTCGCGACCATTGAAACAGCTTTGAGTTTGTTTAAGCGTCTTTTAGATCAACTGACCACAGAAGTAGCAGAGTTTGGTAATTTCCCCTCCCTATTTATGGGATTAGTGGGCAAAAATGGCGAATGGGAACATTATGGCGGTCATCTGCGCTTTACCGATAGTCAAGGCAATATTGTGGCCGATAATTTGAGTGAAGATAATTATCGGGACTTTATCGGTGAGTCCGTGGAAAAATGGTCTTATCTGAAATTCCCCTATTACAAACCTTTGGGTTATCCTGATGGGATTTATCGGGTTGGGCCTTTGGCGCGGGTGAATATTTGCTCTAATTTTGGTACTCCTCTCGCCGATCGCGAGTTACAAGAATTCCGCGATCGGGCTGGTGGTGTGGCGACTTCTTCCTTCTTCTATCACTATGCCCGGTTGCTAGAAATCGTCGCTTCGTTAGAGAAAATTGAACAGCTAGTTAACGATCCCGATGTGGTTTCTAGCCGAGTTCGGGCTACGGGTGGAGTGAATGAATTGGATGCGATCGGGGTCAGCGAAGCCCCACGGGGTACTTTATTCCATCATTACCAAGTAGATGAAAATGGTTTGCTGCAAAAAGTCAACCTGATTGTTGCCACCGGCAATAATAACTTGGCGATGAATAAAACCGTGGCCCAAATTGCCAAGCATTATATTCACGGGAATGACATTCCTGAAGAAATGCTCAACCGCGTAGAAGCGGGGATTCGTTGCTACGATCCTTGCTTGAGTTGTTCCACCCACGCTGCCGGACAAATGCCTCTGCATATCGAATTAGTTGGGGCAAATGGCCAAGTTTTGGATCGAGTTTTGCGCGATTAA
- a CDS encoding oxidoreductase: MDKIRFATVWLAGCSGCHMSFLDLDEWLFEVAKYVDVVYSPVGSDIKEYPENVDVCLVEGAVANEDNLELLKLVRERTKFLISFGDCAVTANVPAMRNMLGSAEPVLKRGYLELGDITPQLPDEPGIVPELLDRVSPVHEVVSVDLYLPGCPPDAARIKAAIAPLLNGEKPVMAGREMIKFG, translated from the coding sequence ATGGACAAGATAAGATTTGCTACGGTTTGGCTGGCTGGCTGTTCCGGCTGTCATATGTCTTTTCTAGACTTGGATGAGTGGCTGTTTGAAGTCGCCAAATATGTAGATGTGGTGTACAGCCCGGTGGGGTCTGATATCAAAGAATATCCCGAAAACGTTGATGTTTGTTTGGTGGAAGGCGCTGTTGCCAATGAAGATAATTTGGAACTACTCAAGTTAGTTCGAGAACGTACTAAGTTCCTGATTTCTTTTGGGGATTGTGCGGTGACGGCGAATGTGCCCGCGATGCGGAATATGTTGGGTTCCGCTGAACCTGTGTTGAAACGGGGTTATCTGGAATTGGGCGATATTACGCCACAGTTGCCCGATGAACCGGGGATTGTGCCAGAGTTACTTGACCGGGTGAGTCCGGTACATGAGGTGGTGTCGGTAGATTTGTATTTGCCCGGTTGTCCCCCGGATGCGGCTCGGATTAAAGCGGCGATCGCACCACTCCTGAATGGCGAAAAACCCGTGATGGCAGGACGAGAAATGATTAAGTTTGGTTAA
- the hoxU gene encoding bidirectional hydrogenase complex protein HoxU produces the protein MSVITLTINGEMVSAREGETVLQVARETGIRIPTLCHLEGITDVGACRVCLVEVEGIPKLLPACTTQPTEGMVIHTNSPKLQEYRRMILELLFAEGNHVCAVCVANGNCELQDLAIEVGMDHSRFEYRFPKRDVDMSHAQFGIDHNRCIMCTRCVRVCDEIEGAHVWDVANRGGNSRLITGLNQPWGEVDACTSCGKCVEACPTGSIFRKGSTTGEMTHDRDKLEFLVNARENKQWTR, from the coding sequence ATGTCAGTTATCACTTTAACGATCAATGGTGAGATGGTCAGCGCTCGCGAGGGGGAAACAGTCCTACAAGTAGCGCGAGAGACCGGGATTCGGATTCCCACGTTGTGTCACTTGGAAGGTATCACCGATGTGGGCGCTTGTCGGGTTTGTTTGGTGGAAGTGGAAGGGATCCCCAAGTTGTTGCCCGCTTGTACCACCCAGCCCACGGAAGGGATGGTGATCCATACAAATAGTCCGAAGCTTCAAGAATATCGGCGCATGATTTTGGAGTTGCTGTTTGCGGAAGGCAACCATGTTTGTGCGGTTTGTGTGGCGAATGGCAATTGTGAGTTGCAAGATTTGGCGATCGAAGTGGGGATGGATCACAGCCGCTTTGAGTACCGTTTCCCCAAACGGGACGTGGATATGTCTCATGCTCAGTTTGGCATCGACCACAACCGCTGCATTATGTGTACACGGTGCGTGCGGGTGTGCGATGAAATTGAAGGGGCGCACGTTTGGGATGTGGCAAATCGTGGCGGCAATTCACGTCTGATTACGGGATTGAATCAACCTTGGGGTGAGGTAGATGCTTGTACTTCCTGCGGTAAGTGCGTGGAAGCTTGCCCCACGGGGTCGATTTTCCGTAAGGGTTCTACCACAGGAGAAATGACCCACGATCGCGACAAACTCGAATTTTTGGTCAACGCACGGGAGAATAAGCAATGGACAAGATAA
- the nuoF gene encoding NADH-quinone oxidoreductase subunit NuoF, with protein sequence MDLIELREIAAKERARQKNIRVHCCTSTGCQASNSVELKKNLETAATEAGLDATVEVVGVGCMGFCGRGPLVQIDPDNILYEEVKPEQATLIIDALKNNTEADLLKGDPNHPFFSRQVQIVRENSGKIDPERIEEYIAVGGYESLYKVIHDMSPAEVVQEITKSGLRGRGGGGFPTGLKWATVAKMPGDQKYVVCNGDEGDPGAFMDRSVLESDPHLVIEGMAIAGYALGANHGFIYVRAEYPLAIKRLEKAIQQGKKYGVLGSQIFGSPFDFKIDIRMGAGAFVCGEETALIASVEGERGNPRPRPPYPAQSGLWECPTLINNVETFANIATIINKGAEWYASIGTEKSKGTKIFALTGKIRNNGLIEVPMGITLREIVEEMGGGVPNGSVKAVQTGGPSGGCIPAHLLDTPVDYDSLTKLGSMMGSGGMVVMDQNTNMVDVAQFYMEFCREESCGKCIPCRAGTVQMHEALTKILKGQATLADIEKLEALCLMVKETSLCGLGMSAPNPILSTLRYFRDEYLVLLQDSPNGKVAVSC encoded by the coding sequence ATGGATTTAATTGAACTGCGTGAAATAGCCGCTAAAGAACGGGCAAGACAGAAGAACATTCGGGTACATTGCTGTACATCGACGGGTTGCCAAGCGTCTAATTCAGTGGAACTGAAGAAAAATCTGGAAACCGCCGCCACCGAAGCGGGCTTAGATGCGACGGTGGAAGTGGTCGGGGTTGGCTGCATGGGCTTTTGCGGTCGCGGGCCATTAGTCCAAATTGACCCAGACAATATTTTGTATGAAGAGGTGAAGCCAGAACAAGCCACCCTGATTATTGACGCCCTGAAAAACAATACGGAAGCAGACTTGCTTAAAGGCGACCCGAATCACCCATTTTTTAGCCGTCAAGTTCAGATTGTCAGAGAAAATAGCGGCAAAATTGACCCAGAACGGATTGAAGAATATATTGCCGTGGGTGGTTATGAGTCTTTATATAAGGTGATCCATGACATGAGTCCTGCGGAAGTGGTGCAGGAAATTACCAAGAGTGGATTGCGCGGACGTGGGGGCGGGGGTTTTCCCACGGGTCTGAAGTGGGCAACGGTGGCGAAGATGCCCGGAGATCAGAAATATGTGGTCTGCAATGGAGATGAAGGCGACCCTGGTGCGTTTATGGATCGCAGTGTCCTAGAAAGTGACCCCCATTTGGTCATCGAAGGGATGGCGATCGCCGGTTATGCTTTGGGTGCCAACCACGGGTTTATCTATGTGCGGGCGGAATATCCCCTGGCGATCAAACGCTTAGAAAAAGCCATTCAACAAGGCAAGAAATATGGTGTCCTAGGCAGTCAAATCTTTGGCTCACCGTTTGACTTCAAAATTGATATTCGCATGGGGGCGGGAGCCTTTGTCTGTGGGGAAGAAACCGCTCTGATCGCCTCCGTGGAAGGCGAACGGGGCAATCCTCGTCCTCGTCCTCCCTACCCGGCCCAGTCAGGACTATGGGAATGTCCCACCCTGATTAACAACGTGGAAACCTTTGCCAATATTGCCACGATTATTAATAAAGGGGCCGAGTGGTATGCCAGCATTGGCACCGAAAAGAGCAAAGGCACGAAAATTTTCGCCCTCACGGGCAAAATCCGCAACAATGGCCTGATTGAAGTGCCGATGGGGATTACCCTGCGGGAAATTGTGGAAGAAATGGGCGGCGGCGTTCCCAATGGCAGCGTCAAAGCGGTGCAAACCGGCGGCCCTTCCGGTGGTTGTATTCCGGCTCATTTGCTCGATACGCCCGTGGATTACGATTCCCTGACCAAACTGGGTTCGATGATGGGTTCCGGCGGTATGGTGGTCATGGATCAAAACACCAACATGGTAGACGTGGCGCAATTCTATATGGAGTTCTGCCGGGAAGAATCCTGCGGTAAATGTATTCCTTGCCGTGCGGGTACAGTGCAAATGCACGAAGCCCTGACCAAAATCCTCAAGGGACAAGCAACTTTGGCAGATATCGAAAAATTAGAAGCCCTCTGCCTGATGGTCAAAGAAACCAGCTTGTGTGGACTGGGGATGAGCGCACCGAACCCGATCCTCAGTACCCTCCGCTATTTCCGCGATGAGTATTTAGTGCTGCTTCAGGACAGTCCTAATGGAAAAGTGGCAGTGAGTTGTTAG